The following DNA comes from Halobacillus litoralis.
GCGGAAGCGCGGGGAGGAAGAAGTAGAGGAAGTAACCGAAGAGGATGCAATGAACCAAAGAGGGAAAGGGTTTTGGGCTACTGTACTCAAGGTAGAACTGGCTGACCTGGCATTTGCTGTCGACTCCATCCTTGCTGCCGTTGCGTTAGCTGTCGCATTGCCTGAGACGGATCTGCCTTCTGTAGGTAGTTTAGATGGTGCTCAGTTTGCTGTTATTCTTACCGGGGGTATGATCGGTATCATCATCATGCGTTTTGCAGCAAACGTGTTCGTGAGATTGCTTAAATCAAGACCTGGTTTGGAAGTAGCCGCCTTCGTTATCGTTGGCTGGGTCGGTGTGAAGCTTGTTGTATCTACCCTTGCTCATCCAAATATCCAAATACTTGATGAGCACTTTGCCCACTCAACAGTGTGGAAGATAATTTTCTACTCTGTGCTTGTTTTGATTGCTGTCCTTGGTTGGTTTTTATCAAGCAAAAAAGAAGTAGAAGAAGCGTAAATAAAACAAGGCTGTGACAAAAGAATTTTTTCCGCTAGAAACCCCGAAATTCGTTCGGGGTTTCTTTATGAAGCAATAAATACATACGCCGCTCCGGCAACATACTTCGCTTTCCGCGGGCACGGCCTCAGCCTCCTCAGAAAGCAAAGACCGCTGTCTTCCGGGGTCTTCGACTCGTGCGTTCCCGCAGTAGTCTACGTATGTTGACTACGCTCCATTTGATCCATTCTACCTTATTGTTCGTCTTTTCAAGTGGCAATTAGTGTTTTGTCCCAGTCCCGTTTTTAGTATATCTGCCATTGCTATTATCGGAATTTGCCGCACAACCTGAGCATTCGTTCGGGTTTTAGTTTGATGATCTTAATCGTTTCATCTTTTTCTGAATGGAGGTATGATGGAGATAACCATACTTTTGAATGAGGAGGGACCAGGATGGGGAAAGCAGCTCAACATCCTTCTGAACAGTTTCATTATATTAAGAATCGTATCCAAATGTTAAACCAAGTCGTCTCCACAATGGAGGCCGAAGATGTGGATATGGAAGATTTCAATCGTGTACTCGACATGATTGAACAATTACAAATGAAGATGACACGCTTCAAAAAAGACTGGGAGCAAGGTTCATGAACGCTCTGCATTTGAGTTTGATGACACAGGATGAAGCCGAAACAATAGCTGCATGGAAGTATCCGCCTCCCTATAACTTTTACGATATGACGGCTGATGAAGAAGACTATGAAGAGTTCATTCATCCAGAAAAAAGAAGCCGGCATACGTACAGTGTTTATGATCGTCACCAACTCATCGGCTTTTTTACTATAAACCCGTTGGGGGAACGAACGGTCGATATCGGGTTGGGTATGCACCCCCAGCTTACGGGAAGAGGAAAGGGGAAGGCATTTTTAGAACAGGGACTTGGTTTTGTTAATCATCAATATCAAGCTGATTCCTTCACTCTTTCTGTCGCTGCCTTCAATCAACGGGCTATTTCAGTCTATGAAAAGGCTGGGTTCTGTAGGAAAGAAACCTTCATTCAAGCGACTAATGGAGGGAAGTTCGAATTCGTTAAAATGGAGAAAAATATTCACGATAAACGTTAGGAGAGAGTTACTTTGGCTTTACATCACTTTCATTTGAAAGCAGACTGGCCAGGAGGCCGTAATGAAGTCGGTTATATAGAGTCCGATAAATTGAAAACTGAAATTTCTATTCCGAAAGAGATGAATGGACCTGACATTGGTACGAACCCTGATGAAATGTTGTTAGGGGCAG
Coding sequences within:
- a CDS encoding TerC family protein, with the protein product MDAQLLIEYGWVLIVLVGLEGILAADNALVLAIMVKHLPEEKRKKALFYGLAGAFILRFGSLFIISFLVDVWQVQALGAAYLLFISGKHLIDKWRKRGEEEVEEVTEEDAMNQRGKGFWATVLKVELADLAFAVDSILAAVALAVALPETDLPSVGSLDGAQFAVILTGGMIGIIIMRFAANVFVRLLKSRPGLEVAAFVIVGWVGVKLVVSTLAHPNIQILDEHFAHSTVWKIIFYSVLVLIAVLGWFLSSKKEVEEA
- a CDS encoding SE1561 family protein, which codes for MGKAAQHPSEQFHYIKNRIQMLNQVVSTMEAEDVDMEDFNRVLDMIEQLQMKMTRFKKDWEQGS
- a CDS encoding GNAT family N-acetyltransferase, whose amino-acid sequence is MNALHLSLMTQDEAETIAAWKYPPPYNFYDMTADEEDYEEFIHPEKRSRHTYSVYDRHQLIGFFTINPLGERTVDIGLGMHPQLTGRGKGKAFLEQGLGFVNHQYQADSFTLSVAAFNQRAISVYEKAGFCRKETFIQATNGGKFEFVKMEKNIHDKR